One segment of Streptosporangium brasiliense DNA contains the following:
- a CDS encoding LacI family DNA-binding transcriptional regulator — MGVTIHDVARAAGVSVASASRALSGRRKVGADVAERVARAVAELGYRPNAVAKALRDRTTGTIGMVVPGIGNPFFTMIVEAVEHQLQRTGVDLLLCASQYTPEVEASRLETLMARRVDGLIISPCDMEGSVPAVLNAARQVPLVQVDRYIEDGGADWVGVDDAQALTLAVDHVVAGGARSVVFVGSRLVNSSARLRLDGFERAAARAGVSVRPPLLGDFTLGWGVEAGRLLLAEDSLPDAVICGNDEIAIGLLRALRLGGVRVPTEVSVVGFDDVGYAAMCDPPLTTVRQPVEAIAAEALRLLGQVRMDDPRPAQRIAIAPRLVVRETSRPVEGVSRDRGAAGAGSTPAGDPT, encoded by the coding sequence ATGGGTGTGACGATCCACGATGTGGCCAGGGCCGCGGGAGTCTCCGTGGCCTCCGCCTCCCGCGCCCTTTCGGGCCGCCGCAAGGTCGGGGCCGACGTGGCCGAGCGGGTGGCGCGGGCCGTGGCCGAGCTCGGCTACCGGCCGAACGCCGTCGCCAAGGCGCTGCGGGACCGGACCACCGGGACGATCGGCATGGTCGTCCCCGGCATCGGCAACCCGTTCTTCACCATGATCGTCGAGGCGGTGGAGCACCAGCTCCAGCGGACCGGTGTGGACCTGCTGCTGTGCGCCTCGCAGTACACCCCGGAGGTGGAGGCCAGCCGGCTGGAGACTCTCATGGCGCGGCGGGTGGACGGTCTGATCATCAGCCCGTGCGACATGGAGGGCAGCGTGCCGGCGGTGCTGAACGCCGCCCGGCAGGTCCCCCTCGTGCAGGTCGACCGCTACATCGAGGACGGCGGGGCGGACTGGGTGGGGGTGGACGACGCGCAGGCCCTGACGCTGGCCGTCGACCACGTGGTCGCCGGCGGGGCCCGTTCCGTCGTCTTCGTGGGCAGCCGCCTGGTGAACTCCTCCGCCCGCCTGCGGCTGGACGGCTTCGAGCGCGCCGCCGCGCGCGCGGGGGTGTCCGTCCGTCCCCCGCTGCTGGGCGACTTCACCCTCGGCTGGGGCGTCGAGGCCGGCCGGCTGCTCCTCGCCGAGGACTCCCTGCCCGACGCGGTGATCTGCGGCAACGACGAGATCGCGATCGGCCTGCTGCGGGCGCTGCGGCTCGGCGGCGTGCGGGTGCCCACGGAGGTGTCGGTGGTCGGCTTCGACGACGTCGGCTACGCCGCGATGTGCGACCCGCCGCTCACCACCGTGCGCCAGCCGGTCGAGGCGATCGCGGCCGAGGCCCTGCGGCTGCTGGGCCAGGTGCGGATGGACGACCCGCGTCCCGCCCAGCGCATCGCCATCGCCCCGCGGCTCGTCGTCCGCGAGACCAGCAGGCCCGTCGAGGGGGTCTCCCGCGACCGCGGGGCGGCCGGCGCGGGATCCACGCCGGCCGGAGACCCGACGTGA
- a CDS encoding M20 family metallopeptidase — protein MSDALALTRELIGIDTVGGGEAAAAGPLARRLEAAGFEVRAHEHAAGRTGLVARWGSGLPVTLTGHLDTVPLGGQEWAHGPHAAEVDGGRLYGRGSSDMKAGVAAMVVAAERHAAGHGPRVALELVLTVGEETGCEGAIDMIARGLVGRSRALLVAEPTANRVLLGHKGALWLRMAVRGRTAHGSMPHLGDNAIYKLARAIGRVEGFDPGVPAHAMLGASTVNVGTAHGGINVNSVPDLAEATVDLRTITGQDHALLRERLRAELGAETSLEVLIDLPAVWTDPEDPFVGALLAAGALPPGDRPAASYFTDASVLGPACGGVPTVICGPGEPEQAHVTDEFCEISRIDEAVEIYTAALARIAP, from the coding sequence ATGAGCGACGCACTCGCGCTGACCCGCGAGCTGATCGGAATCGACACGGTGGGGGGCGGTGAGGCCGCGGCCGCCGGACCGCTCGCCCGCCGGCTGGAGGCCGCCGGGTTCGAGGTCCGGGCGCACGAACACGCCGCCGGCCGTACCGGGCTGGTCGCCCGGTGGGGATCGGGGCTGCCGGTCACCCTCACCGGCCACCTCGACACGGTCCCGCTGGGCGGCCAGGAATGGGCGCACGGGCCGCACGCGGCGGAGGTGGACGGCGGCCGGCTCTACGGGCGCGGGTCGAGCGACATGAAGGCCGGGGTGGCCGCGATGGTGGTCGCCGCGGAGCGGCACGCGGCCGGTCACGGCCCCCGGGTGGCACTGGAACTCGTCCTCACCGTGGGCGAGGAGACCGGCTGCGAGGGCGCGATCGACATGATCGCCCGTGGCCTGGTCGGGCGGTCCCGGGCACTGCTGGTCGCCGAGCCGACCGCCAACCGCGTGCTGCTCGGGCACAAGGGCGCCCTGTGGCTGAGGATGGCCGTGCGGGGCCGTACCGCGCACGGCTCGATGCCGCACCTCGGCGACAACGCGATCTACAAACTGGCCCGCGCCATCGGCAGGGTCGAGGGGTTCGACCCCGGCGTCCCCGCCCACGCCATGCTCGGCGCCTCCACCGTGAACGTGGGGACGGCGCACGGCGGGATCAACGTCAACTCCGTCCCCGACCTGGCCGAGGCGACCGTCGACCTGCGCACGATCACCGGACAGGACCACGCGCTGCTGCGCGAGCGGCTGCGGGCCGAGCTCGGCGCGGAGACGTCGCTGGAGGTGCTGATCGACCTGCCCGCGGTGTGGACGGACCCGGAGGACCCCTTCGTGGGCGCGCTGCTCGCCGCGGGGGCCCTCCCCCCGGGCGACCGCCCGGCCGCCAGCTACTTCACCGACGCCTCCGTGCTCGGTCCCGCCTGCGGCGGCGTCCCCACCGTGATCTGCGGCCCCGGCGAGCCCGAGCAGGCGCACGTCACCGACGAGTTCTGCGAGATCTCCAGGATCGACGAGGCCGTCGAGATCTACACCGCCGCCCTCGCCCGGATCGCCCCCTGA
- the mca gene encoding mycothiol conjugate amidase Mca: protein MSAPLRLMAVHAHPDDESSKGAATMARYVAEGVEVLVCTLTGGERGSILNPKMDRPEILENIGEVRRLEMERAREILGVQQRFMGFVDSGLPEDESEPLPEGCFALQPIETASAPLVAAVREFRPHVILTYDDDGGYPHPDHIMTNRVSVEAFEAAGDPDRYPDAGEPWQPLKLYYHMGFTKDRFEALHEAMTSRGIGSPYADWIARWEDRPQKWPVTTRIPCGDYFEVRDEALLAHATQVDPDGFWFVCPRDLQREIWPTEDYHLARSLVDTELPEDDLFTGIHAEEVSPACH from the coding sequence GTGAGTGCACCGCTGAGGCTGATGGCCGTTCACGCGCACCCTGACGACGAGTCGAGCAAGGGCGCCGCCACGATGGCGCGCTACGTCGCGGAAGGTGTGGAGGTGCTGGTCTGCACCCTCACCGGAGGAGAGCGCGGTTCGATCCTGAACCCCAAGATGGACCGTCCCGAGATCCTTGAGAACATCGGCGAGGTCCGGCGCCTGGAGATGGAGCGCGCGCGAGAGATCCTCGGCGTGCAGCAGCGCTTCATGGGGTTCGTCGACTCGGGCCTGCCGGAGGACGAGAGCGAGCCGCTGCCCGAGGGCTGCTTCGCCCTGCAGCCGATCGAGACCGCCTCGGCGCCGCTGGTGGCGGCCGTGCGCGAGTTCAGGCCGCACGTCATCCTCACCTACGACGACGACGGCGGCTACCCGCACCCCGACCACATCATGACCAACCGCGTCTCGGTGGAGGCCTTCGAGGCCGCGGGCGACCCCGACCGCTACCCCGACGCCGGGGAGCCCTGGCAGCCGCTCAAGCTCTACTACCACATGGGCTTCACCAAGGACCGGTTCGAGGCGCTGCACGAGGCCATGACCTCCCGGGGCATCGGCTCCCCCTACGCCGACTGGATCGCGCGCTGGGAGGACCGCCCGCAGAAGTGGCCGGTGACCACCCGCATCCCCTGCGGCGACTACTTCGAGGTCCGCGACGAGGCGCTGCTCGCCCACGCCACCCAGGTCGACCCCGACGGCTTCTGGTTCGTCTGCCCGCGCGACCTGCAGCGTGAGATCTGGCCGACCGAGGACTACCACCTGGCCCGATCCCTCGTCGACACCGAGCTTCCCGAGGACGACCTGTTCACCGGCATACATGCCGAAGAGGTGTCCCCCGCCTGCCACTGA
- a CDS encoding DUF4307 domain-containing protein — protein sequence MATSEAEQGRQNGPVLGTPGDFPDRPERRGRFVVHVVIAILCAVCAGGWGYVMWASKGNTEVIDQVIAFDASRGDSIQITFEVVKPSDRAALCRLRAMDVAHVEVGSREVTIPAGEGYVRLTERLETSAQATSGAVHYCYLV from the coding sequence ATGGCCACCAGCGAGGCCGAGCAGGGCCGGCAGAACGGTCCGGTGCTCGGCACCCCGGGCGACTTCCCCGACCGTCCGGAGCGCAGGGGCCGCTTCGTCGTGCACGTCGTGATCGCGATCCTGTGCGCGGTGTGCGCCGGCGGGTGGGGCTACGTGATGTGGGCGTCCAAGGGCAACACCGAGGTTATCGACCAGGTCATCGCTTTCGATGCCAGCCGCGGCGATTCTATTCAGATCACCTTCGAAGTGGTCAAGCCATCCGATCGCGCGGCCCTCTGCCGGCTGCGGGCCATGGATGTGGCTCACGTGGAAGTCGGGAGTCGTGAGGTCACTATTCCTGCTGGTGAGGGATATGTCCGCCTTACTGAGCGGCTAGAGACCAGTGCCCAGGCGACTTCCGGCGCAGTCCACTACTGCTATCTCGTATAG
- the greA gene encoding transcription elongation factor GreA — translation MQGEPVADSHNESVTWLTQEAYDRLKAEFEYLSGPGRVDIAKKIEAAREEGDLKENGGYHAAKDEQGKMEARIFHLRQIIDSAKVGEAPRTEGVVGPGMTVTIRFEGDDEEVAFLLASREESGAPIDVYSPKSPLGAAINGKKIGEKATYTMPNGRSNTVEILEAVPYIGS, via the coding sequence ATGCAAGGAGAACCCGTGGCCGACTCCCACAACGAGAGCGTCACCTGGCTCACTCAGGAGGCGTACGACCGCCTGAAGGCGGAGTTCGAATACCTCTCGGGGCCCGGGCGCGTCGATATCGCCAAGAAGATCGAGGCCGCCCGCGAAGAGGGCGACCTCAAGGAGAACGGCGGCTACCACGCCGCCAAGGACGAGCAGGGCAAGATGGAGGCCCGCATCTTCCACCTCCGGCAGATCATCGACAGCGCCAAGGTGGGTGAGGCGCCGCGCACCGAGGGCGTGGTGGGCCCCGGCATGACCGTCACCATCCGCTTCGAGGGCGACGACGAGGAAGTCGCCTTCCTGCTGGCCTCCCGCGAGGAGAGCGGTGCCCCGATCGACGTCTACTCGCCGAAGTCGCCGCTCGGCGCGGCGATCAACGGCAAGAAGATCGGCGAGAAGGCCACCTACACGATGCCCAACGGCCGCTCCAACACCGTCGAGATCCTTGAGGCCGTTCCCTACATCGGTAGCTGA
- a CDS encoding C40 family peptidase, which produces MLDRRTRVSDLIHEARQDLAYRPRIRYGRGARLPRQAVPVIALFLVAVLATGVVVVTQLPERTPETVALRRPVARQSLQAGTATAPPTQTWPTQTPPTQAPPLPVAPLTSMHRPNLFVVAAKPLRSAVVARVAQVAGVRAVERADAAEVGMDGKRVQTLGVNPSTFRAYTPKPTARSDRLWRNVSAGEIAVSFVLGNDGGMPLGKSVATAGQTLRVGAYATMGMGAIDAVVSRQTARALGIPENNALVVSAPKADSAKLRRALLRILPRGSQVATINPVLSTPKRATWSAGAFMTAPQVKTALTAAISKLGRPYVWGAEGPDTFDCSGLVQWAYAQAGIKVPRVTHQQFVAGPQIPLSQAQPGDLLFWRHDPTNPSYVSHVAIYWGGGKMLHAPRTGDVVKLVPVSTRNFAGAVRISPDVAARVR; this is translated from the coding sequence GTGTTGGATCGGCGGACACGGGTCTCCGATCTGATCCATGAGGCCCGGCAGGATCTCGCCTACCGCCCGCGCATCCGCTACGGCCGCGGCGCCCGCCTGCCCAGGCAGGCCGTCCCCGTCATCGCGCTCTTCCTCGTGGCCGTGCTGGCCACGGGGGTGGTGGTGGTCACCCAGCTGCCGGAGCGGACCCCGGAGACGGTCGCCCTGCGCAGGCCCGTCGCCCGGCAGAGCCTCCAGGCCGGCACGGCGACGGCCCCGCCCACGCAGACCTGGCCCACGCAGACCCCGCCCACGCAGGCCCCGCCGCTCCCGGTGGCCCCGCTCACCTCGATGCACCGGCCCAACCTCTTCGTCGTCGCGGCCAAGCCGCTGCGCTCGGCCGTGGTGGCGCGGGTCGCGCAGGTCGCCGGGGTGCGGGCGGTGGAGCGCGCCGACGCGGCGGAGGTGGGCATGGACGGCAAGCGGGTGCAGACCCTGGGGGTCAACCCCTCGACGTTCCGCGCCTACACCCCCAAGCCGACCGCGCGTTCCGACAGGCTCTGGCGCAACGTCTCCGCCGGTGAGATCGCCGTCTCCTTCGTCCTGGGCAACGACGGCGGCATGCCGCTGGGCAAGTCCGTCGCCACGGCCGGGCAGACCCTGCGCGTGGGCGCCTACGCGACGATGGGCATGGGGGCCATCGACGCCGTGGTCTCGCGGCAGACCGCCCGCGCGCTGGGCATCCCGGAGAACAACGCGCTGGTGGTGAGCGCCCCGAAGGCCGATTCGGCCAAGCTGCGCCGCGCCCTGCTGCGGATCCTTCCCCGGGGCAGCCAGGTCGCCACGATCAATCCGGTGCTGTCGACCCCCAAGCGCGCGACCTGGTCGGCGGGCGCCTTCATGACCGCCCCCCAGGTCAAGACCGCCCTCACCGCGGCGATCAGCAAGCTCGGCCGCCCCTACGTCTGGGGCGCGGAGGGGCCGGACACCTTCGACTGCTCCGGGCTGGTCCAGTGGGCCTACGCCCAGGCGGGCATCAAGGTGCCCCGGGTGACCCACCAGCAGTTCGTCGCGGGCCCGCAGATCCCCCTCTCCCAGGCCCAGCCCGGTGACCTGCTGTTCTGGCGGCACGACCCGACCAACCCCAGCTACGTCTCACATGTGGCGATCTACTGGGGCGGCGGCAAGATGCTGCACGCCCCCAGGACCGGAGACGTGGTCAAGCTCGTCCCGGTCAGCACCCGCAACTTCGCCGGCGCCGTCCGGATCAGCCCGGACGTCGCCGCCCGCGTCCGCTGA
- a CDS encoding acyl-CoA-like ligand-binding transcription factor, with protein MSSPPRPEGLRERKKAKTRRTIQDHALRLFAEQGYEATTVEQIADAAEISPSTFFRYFPVKEDVAAPDDYGPLLLEALAAQPAGLGPVPALRAAVRAVFGRLSPEEELHILARVRLQLSHAALHSRTVDRTITMIGLLAAGVARRRGLGAVDPLSRTAAGAVVGALLPAVSAWAEGSGAGRLADALDEALALLESGLCP; from the coding sequence ATGAGTTCACCTCCGCGCCCCGAGGGACTGCGCGAACGCAAGAAGGCCAAGACCCGGCGGACGATCCAGGACCACGCTCTGCGGCTTTTCGCCGAGCAGGGGTACGAGGCCACGACGGTCGAGCAGATCGCGGACGCGGCGGAGATCTCGCCCAGCACCTTCTTCCGCTACTTCCCCGTGAAGGAGGACGTCGCCGCCCCGGACGACTACGGCCCCCTCCTGCTGGAGGCTCTGGCGGCGCAGCCGGCGGGCCTCGGACCGGTCCCCGCGCTGCGCGCCGCCGTGCGCGCGGTGTTCGGGCGGCTCTCCCCGGAGGAGGAGCTGCACATCCTCGCCCGCGTCAGGCTGCAGCTCAGCCATGCAGCGCTGCACTCCAGGACGGTGGACAGAACGATCACTATGATCGGCCTGCTCGCCGCGGGCGTCGCCCGCCGCCGGGGGCTCGGCGCCGTCGACCCGCTGAGCCGTACGGCCGCCGGGGCCGTGGTCGGCGCGCTGCTGCCGGCCGTGTCCGCCTGGGCCGAGGGCTCCGGCGCCGGCCGGCTGGCCGACGCCCTCGACGAGGCCCTCGCCCTCCTCGAATCGGGTCTGTGCCCCTGA